From Lucilia cuprina isolate Lc7/37 chromosome 4, ASM2204524v1, whole genome shotgun sequence:
tttataatattaaaatttcaaaaagttttaaatattattcaaatctAATATGTTAAACACAATCTATAATCAAGTATTTgtcttttttaaacacaaaaataaatcataaaaactcTAACGAAGTGTATTCCaattaattatacatacattaaacaatgaaaaacaaataaatcacaattttttagataattttaataACGTGAACCATATTTTTGTTcagcaagaaaaaaaactttgacgTTTTCATAATGATTCAAACGTGAGAAAATAttgcctttttaaatttaagcaattatttttaatttatataattattagaAAGGTGTGGTgtcatttttaatacaatattatttcatttttcaaGTTGATTTTGAAATGCggaataatttcaaacaaatttaactaacattttaatattatactCATAGAGTATATAATTAGAAGGTTAATGCATTCTTAACTTAaagcaaaaatgaaaaacaaaactttactaATGTTTTAtcctaaatttaaaaacatagttttttccaattaattcaaaatttgctCCAAAGTTTTAGCTTAActttcaaaacaacaaaaagaaaacaacatcccaaataaatgttgaaatatttcaCTTACATTTACACTTTTCTCTAGTAAAAAcagatgtaaaaaaaataataataattaaatcaagaaattaaattaattttaaatttaacttttcgtTACAGCTCGTTTCAATGGAATGCATGCAAACAGGTGTACCTACTTTGACCACACCCACCCTAACACCTACAACGCTCAAGAGTATAGAAGAATCGTTTATACAGTTAACTAGCGAGCCAATGAATGCACCATATCAGGCAGGATTTATACCACCACCATTGGGTTCTTATAATGCTACAACAACGAATAGcaatagcaataataataacaacaacagtacaTTAACAACAGTcgcagcaacagcaacatctGTTGCTGGTATATCACCAAATGCAGCATTGAATAATGTCTATTTGGGTGATATTAGTGCTGGGGCCAGTTTGCCTGACTATGGAAATATGACAGAATCGGAAAATTCTCAGGGATCATGGACGGGTAATAATTTGAATGAAGAAAATTCTATGGCCACAACAGATAATTGtaagtatttacatacatacatataaacttttttaatttcatgcTGAAAAtacttattatgttttttttgtcttttttacaGCAAGTGCCGCCACAGATACGATTTCATTTCAAAATGGTCTTAATGGTTTGGGTGTTAATAACCTCAATAATTCCAATTCTTCGACAACAAATGACTTTACCACTGTCAATTTGGCAGCCTTAGCTGTAGCGACAGCAGCTGCCAAAATCTCAAATTCtggtaataacaacaataatacctCATCAAGTGCCACTACAACATCAGCTACCCCTACTCGACGTGGTGGTGGACGTCGTCCAGCCACCAACAGCAATATGTCACCCGAAGAAGAGGAGAAAAGACGCATACGACGAGAGCGTAATAAATTGGCGGCCGCAAGATGTCGCAAGCGTAGAGTGGACCAAACTAATGAACTGACCGAAGAGGTGCAAATGTTGGAAAAGAAGCGTGAAgagttacaaaaacaaatcgaGTCATTGAATGGTACCAAACAGGATTTAGAATTTCTTTTAGAAGCACACCGTCCTACCTGTCAAAGAGTTGTGCCAACTGATATTTTATCCGTCAATACATTCGAAGGTCTGATGCCTTCAGCTACATCAACAGCCAATGATAATATTACTGGCGTCGATACCAGTTTGGCTACAACTGCTAGAAGTATTTCTCCTTTGGACTTAAAACCAGTATTGAATGATCAGCTATTAGCTCAAATTAAGGCTGAACCATTGGACACAGCGCTAGATTCAAATTCGTCCCTCGATCAAGATGGTCCGTCTTCGCCAAAAAGATTTATTCTATCCAACAATAACACCATGATACCACCGCCTTTACCAAACGTAGCCACACTGTCACCTTCTTTGGCGGCCGCCGCGGCTTCACTAAACACTCCCATTGTAACAACGGCTCCCGTTAGCTTTGGTTCCATGTACTCCAACAATCCATCACTTAGTGCTCCATTAACAAAACCAAATTCGAAACAACGTCCCAATTCATTGCCAACAGTACCACGAAATTTGGCTCAAACTATAGGCCTAAATGACAATGACAACAAGCCGCGCACAGACATCAATGGTGTAGCCATACAGACGCCATCGACGGGTATGTTCAACTTTGATTCTCTAATGGATGGTGGTACTGGTCTAACACCGGTTTCCGGCCCTCTAGTACCCACTTGTTCATCACAGAACAAGCATCCTTTGGAACTAGTGACACCCACAAGCGAACCCTCTAAGTTGGTAAGTTTATAACAATAAATGCATGAAGAGCGTCATCAACAGAGAATAAGAGCATAAAAACCTGAGAGATGAGGAGAGAGTGCAAACGAAGCTGgtcttaaacaattaatttaaatgtaaactaTTAAGAGATAAATCAATGATGAATGAGTGAataattgaattattaaaagatataaaaaactatgtactttttaaaagtatgtgtatttttttaacaaaatataaggAAAATTTTACTACTatgagttttaaaattaaaaaaaaataaagaaatgttttttattttaatttttatgtatgtactatTATTAAGTAAATTTCCTAGAtacttttaattcaaattttataaaaattttcttaaatttgtaataatatagTAAACACGAAATGGACACAAATccaagaaatctttaaaaagtttaaaaaacgtttatttagtatttaattttttaacctctatcgaaaacaacaaaaaaaacaaaaagcattATCTAACAAGAACAATATCACTTTTTTATCACATCCAATATTTTTTACgctgtattattatttttaattatttcgtaaaacataaacaaacatatttcttaattaaaatatttatctatttttgttttttttttttcttttatataaaacaccAAAATCAAGTTTGTTACACAATGAAAATGATAATTggcttaagttttaaattttgtttgctgttattattgtttcaatttccctttttttattacatgttcgtatacatatttttattttttctatgtgcaattattaaaaattatttattaaataaaaaaaactaaattaaactataaaaaacatcCAATATAAAACatggttttaattaattaataaatttaagaaatgaataataattaaaaaagccaGGCgttgtgatatttataaataacatgTAAAAACtatatcaaataattttttaaaatccacaataattttgctttttataaaaagtttttctttaaaaaattgccttttaaaatctaaaatgaagaaacaaaaaattactttattaaaaatcgtaaaaatcaTTGATAATGACAgccttatataatttttaattattcatattaaaaagatttgtaaatatatttttgcttacatctaaaaataaatatattcatatattgaaatttgtgaagcttaattaaaaaatattaaaatataaaaaagcatgtaaaaacaaatcaacaaaGCAATTCTAACTCTGAAAATAAGTGGTAAAAATTTTAGCTTTACTCAACTGAACTAacatgataaaaaaaatattataaattaaaatggatagaatcatattttttaaatgaaattatatttataaaaaataatataataaacaaaataaaatagagtccaaaaaaaacacaagatatgtaaacaaatttttaaagtgaaaaatgttaaaatgataATTAGCAataataacagttttaaaacaaacaccAAATGATTTCAAAATGAAGAGAAAcgatttgaaaacaaaacactaaaaaaacgACATAAACACacatgtaaacaattttatttactttcgaATTTAAAGTAAGtacataaaaatgaatttattacaaaaatataatattattgcattttatttacttttttcatttaaatttaacgtAGTTTCATAATTCAATCTGGCAATGCCTTGTAATGTTTTCGTACTTTTGTCGTTGTTGGCAATACcatttttaaggcaaaattTAGCGCCATCTATTGAGCGATCGGTTTTTACTTTGGCAGGAAAAAGTTATGCAGCTCAATAGATGGCGCTATTACTACACTTCAACAGGgtttcacatttttaaaattcttttaaaatgcgGGATTTATAAAAACTGCTATAACTTGAAAACTATTCAaccaaataaaatgaaataaaatgcaaattgtAGAGAAAGATTTAAGCTGTAAACTGATTTACATTTAATTACtacaaatgttttctttatataagcaatatcacattttatttttgtaatgaaaactGTGGAGTTTTTTAAATCGTTACATGTTCCTCTTAAAGTATAATTcgcagatttttttaaatatagaatatatattctataaataaatacattatgtttttttcaacttttgaaattaataatacaaaCCAGATCtttcaaattaaagaaatttaatgtgCAGATTTTTAATGAAGTCTACATATTACATTGTGTATTGTATATTTGTtgctttcatttaataaaaaatcgtacgtacatacatacattatttgtatgtataagttCCTTAGTGAGGAATCctaatgaataataaaataaattctatttaatcCATTCTTAGAAAACAATAAGACTATTGTTTTTGTGTGattgtggccgatagttctttcctgggaaAAAGTGTTCGGTTGATACTTCTGTCGCTTAGCCGAATATAAATCGAGACGTTTCGGAGCAAAGATATAATTCTCGTGGGAAAGAGGACTATTATTTCTTGGCGTAACATCTGTAAAAGCGTTTTCTGTAAAATCAATCATTCTCAACaattcaaaatcaatttttttgcgTAATAAGAAATACAGTTTCTTTGTTTCACTAaaaatgttagttagttagatagttagtaagttagttagttagttagttagttagtagatagatagatagatagatagatagatagatagatagatagatagatagatagatagatagatagatagatagatagatagatagatagatagatatagatagatagatagatagatagatagatagatagatagatagatagatagatagatagatagatagatagatagatagatagttagttagttagttagttagttagttagttagttagttagttagttagttagttagttagttagttagttagttagttagttagttagttagttagttagttagttagttagttagttagttagttagttagttagttagttagttagttagttagttagttagttagttagttagttagttagttagttagttagtcagttagttagttagctagtcaATTAGTATGTTTGATAGGAGGAATATAGGTGGAGGAAGAGGATAGGAGGAATAATCAAAACTTAATAATGTATGTtcagttttatgaaaaaaactattcctaataaaatttcttttaagggattaatttttaattaatttagcaATTATTAAgtgttagaaattttaataaattttctcaaaaagacttattattttattatcaaCAAGAAtccacaattataaaaaatgttcaaaataatgaataaactaaacttttatatatgtatgaatgaaaaTCTCCCACCATAATTCATGGgtcaaatacatttaaatgcaGGCAtacaaagtaatttatttatattctgaTACAATATACAACACACATGAtaagttataaacaaataaatgtatataaatacatacataattgcATTTTCATAGCATTTcacaaataatattttgcaaagaCGAAATTGTAATTTGAGTGTTATTCATATTTCGGTTCCTCCCATCATTAACAGCGAATGAATTCCTATCTTAAATACCTACCATTTGTATGTAAATGtgcatatatatatacacatgtacGTATATATGGATGTATAAAAACCGGTAATTTTCTTCCAAAAAACATCCTCatgaattaaacaaacaaattattcaaTTGTAACGACTTTTACAACACTCTACTAATggataacatattttttttaaattttttttaataaaactataaaatctaATCTACACAAAGAGGTATTTTACGAAAAACTCATTGACAAAcccaattttaatttcattatagctcacaatatttgttctttaaatatgtaccaatttttaaaattcagtcatcgtttataaattgtaatgtatttaaaaaaaaagaataataataataacaaaaacaacaacaaacaaaataaattccatATTGTGCAACTCTAAACtcgtgtatttctttttttacatttcagtCTGAAAGTTAAACGGACAACGATAACACACACGAAAAATTAAACCAAACATCTTAACAATAAgcaagaaaattctaaaaaaaatatatattaaaaatacgttttttgaatacataacaaaaataataaattggaCATATTCAAGTTCAAGGGGCTTCGTAAATTATTAAGataacattaaatataaacaaaatgtttcgcCGTGTTGTAACAAGAACTTTAGGATTAGGTGGTAGACAATTGAAAGTCTCACCCAATAATGTGATTCTAATTACAGGCTGTGACTCCGGATTAGGGTATGTATGGTAAAAGGTGTAAgtcacatttttaatattaaatgaagAGAGAGATATAAAAACTTgagtatttttcaatatttataatagttCCGATTacactttaaaaatttcaccaCCGGGCCTTCTATGAATCgttcaaaattgttaaataaatacgttttaataaaaatattgtataattgttaaggaaaatttaaatttttagtgaaataatataagacatttttttaaatacgatttttattgaaaatgagcaaaaccggcattttttttcttcaaagattagtaaaaatttaacaatttaattacttaaatgtttactaaagaattacatttttcagaaatatttatcgtaaaaaaataattttatagttttttttaagtaatttttttgttaaaaaattattttaaaagcattGTTAGAATTCAACaatttaaaactgattttataaaatatattgttatacatatgtatataaatgattttgtaaaacattttatttaaaaaattgagaaattttatttcatagctTCTCGCTCGCCCTATACTGTCATGCCTTGAATATGACTGTAATTTCGGCGTGTCACAATGTCAACTCAGAAGGAGCGAAAATGCTACAGCATCTCAATGATCCAAAGCGTATGATAACAATCGAATTGGATTTACTTAAACCGGAAACTAtagaaaatacacaacaatgTCTTAGGGATGTTCTGGCGAATCACCATGATTATCAATTTACTGCTTTGGTTAACAATGCCGGTGTCATGTGTTTTGGAGAATTTGAATGGCAAACATGGTCGCAGattgaaatgcaaataaatgttaatttattggGTACCATGAGATTAACAAGAGAATTGATGCCATTGTTAAGAAAACATCAGGCACGTATTATAAATGTAACAAGTCATTGTGGTCTACAGGTGAGAAATTCTATGAATAAAACATTGTATTTtctgttatacatataaataattaaaattttatttaattttaaactattacAGGCTCTGCCATCTACCTCACCTTATGCTGCTTCGAAAGCAGGTTTAAGATTTTGGACCGATTCATTGCGCATTGAAATGCAATCGTATGGTGTAGAGGTGGTAAACTTTATACCTGGTTCCTTTGTAATGTCCAGTAATATATGTGCTAGACAACAAGATCATGCTAAGCtaatgtacaataatttttcgtCAGAACAACGTGAATTTTATGGTGCCTACTTTAAACGTTTTAATGATTATCTGAATATAATTTCCGGTTTTAAACCGGCTAATAGTATGCATGATAAGGAGTTACTGGACAAATTTAAAGACGCTTTAACCAATACTCAGCCAAAGGCTATGTATATTCACGAACCTTGGCGGTAAATTTTCTAAGGAAAAcatatattattgtatttaattaataatttttttctttagctaCAAAATCTATCGTTTTTTATTTGCGATTTGTCCTACGCCTGTAGTCGATTggttatgtattaaattttgtgCAATGCCAACTTATCAGCAAGTTGAACGGGATACAAAACATCATAGAAATAATAACATCAggaatgattaaataaaaagtgtggtgtaatatttttatataatgtatttgcaattggtataaatatttaatagtttagttgtaaaattaaattagtttaataaaatgataaataaaataagcaatcatttattacaaaaaacctTTGTGTTTAaaccaaattatatatttaaccgAATGGATTTTAGTAAATTAATAATATGATATAAAGCAAGTATTCTCAgtcttctataaaactaagaaagagcattttctttttcaacattaaaaatcaatgaaaacaaattttaataaaaaataaatcttagattttaaaattttatagaaaagacgTTATATTAAATACAACGCTTAATATGTATCCTTAAAATTGAAACTTACTTCAAAAAATACGTTGGATTTTAAGCGAAAGCAGAACGAACAAAACGacataaattgttattaaattttaacttatttaatatattatgttTCTCTTCAAAAACATGCAATTTATTATTCATAATGTCTAGGCTTAGGGTTGGGATTATTCCATGCATCCTCTAAGGAATCCTGAGAACCGCCACGACCAAAAGCAGCCATCAAATAAATGAGTACAACAAATGCCAAAATACCGCTAAGAACCAAAAACCAAGTACGTCTCCAAGGTGGCCTAGAGGAGGGCGCATAGAAACGCCTAGACCAGCGTGAAAATATTTCAGCTGGTGTACGTCTAGCATATTTATTTTCATCACGATCTGCACCACCAATGGGCGATTGGCGGGGTAACAAGGGTCGACGACTGCTAGCTGCTcgttttgaatttgtttttctttaacatatttcttataagtaaattaaataaaattgtcaaaCTTACCATGAATATCAGCATTTGAGGGTGGATTAAATGCGTCCATAAGTAACACGGAATGTGGACTATCTTGCTTCAGGGTGGTGTTAGCGAAAGCACCATTCGCCTTGGAACGTTCCAAAGTATTATTTTGGTTAGaattgttgctattgttatGATGTATCTTGGTCATACTACTCGTAGCTGCTGAGACAGGTGTGGATgagtttgttgctgtttttgaaGAAACACTTTTTGGATTCTGTACCGATTCTTCATTcaacttaacaaaaatttattaaaaatttattaattaaaacaacaaataaattttaagtttaaatttaccAATGCTAAACCCAAGCCATTGCGCCCCCAATTAGCTTGTactaattgttgttttaaagcATCTCCCACCGGCGAGACCAAATTGGATGTgggaaatatttcatttttacatGTAGGGCACTGATGGCCACTGGGAGCAGTGTTTGTTGGCAAAGCCGATTGTCTAGCATTCAAACAGTCCCAATGAAAGACATCTATTTTGAGAATTGagaacatttttaatgaaataagtaTTAACGCCACATCGAATTGTAAGAGTACTTACGATAACACACCAAACGCACACATTCTCCTTCTTCCAAGCCCGTTGAGCACAATGTACAATTTGATACGTAGTCACTATCTCTAAGCCATTGTAAATATGATTGTACAATAcactattaaaaaaagttatttgtaattgtttgcatttttttttttgtaattgggAATACCTACCTTTGGGTGGCTCTGTACCATACAGTACTCACAAACATTTACGCGATGttcaaaacaaaattgattCGTCACTTGACGTTTGGGACATTTGCACAAACccattttttaaacactttcgCTTTATCTCGTTTCAATTTCaagtatttgaaataaattttcttctctaaatactgcaatttaatttattagatttcttaaaaaattaataattatattttttgcattttctcttTGTCGTCGTAAAGGAATTTCGTTTgtcaatttatgtttttgacagGCCACGTCAAGATGATTAATTTTGGCCGTTTTTacactataaaaaaattaagtttataaaaccGTTAAGTTGCAGTTGAAGTTGTTGAAGAGTTTTGAGTTTAGCAGCAAATTATGTATTTACGAAGaatattaataaacataatttgtttatgtatataaCTCCTTAATTTTTGCCAGATAATTGAAACGCTCTTAGAATGAtgaatatagttttatatatttgttagtttttattaaaacctcattattttaacactataTTATGATTAGTCCAACCATTCTTTCATATATTGACATTTTGTAGGTGTTACATCACCACATCTAGAACAATTCTTAATTACCGGACAAATACCACATGGCATTTGAACTAGACCTGGGGGAGGTAAGGGCGAATTAATGGCTCTATAAACATACACACTATCTGACATGAGAATACGCTCGGCATTACCATCATATACCACTGTTTTCAATATGGTTTCCAAATCATCTTCATCTAAATTTACCTATAAGacaaaatcagtttttttaaaaaagaataaatttccCTGCCTGAAACTCACCTTACTTATACCCAAATCGGATATAAACTTGTGTACCTCTTTAACTGTGCAACAAGATAATTGTTTAAATGCCAAAGGGCCTTCTcctttttttaaagcattatcaCGTTTCATTTGTAGGAAACGCAAACATTGTTGATTTAATACATCAACAAATTCCGCTTCAAAATCTTGATCTTGATACCAAGCACCACCGGTAACTGAACGATCTGGTTCGAGGTTGTATAACATGTAAACCTTTTTTTTACTAGCCTAAAAAATAAGATTACAAATAAATGCTTTGGAAGTAATtctaaaatcttttaaagaaatcttacaTTCACTGATTTTACagctttaataagttttttcgtttccaaattttttaatattttgtttaattgagTCATGTTTAAGTTGGATTGTATGCGAATATCTCGTATCCATATTCCTTTGTTGCCACCCTCTTCTATAATACCATAAACTATTTTCTCTTCATTATCGGCATCTTTTGGCAATACACTCTTTTTTGGATCTTTTGATCGATAGAATAATTTATCgcccttttttaatatttcaattgatCCCTGCTTTAGCAGTTTATTGAGTCCTTCCATTCGGATTGCAGGTGGAATATCGGGTAAACCTTTTTCTAGATCATCATTATTTGCTCCAGCTGGAATTCCTTGTATTAAAGCCAATAGCTGATGTGAAGTATCATCTGATGacattgtgtttttgtttaaactaatcTAAATATTGTAAATGCATTAAATAAGATGTTGAATTTAAATTCGTTTCTCATATTACCTTCCTTTTACCTTATACTGTTATTAATTCTGTAAAACCGACCTAAAATAGAacatgtttttaacaaaatgtcaaaatgagtaaagaaaacaaatgacGAAAAAGAATAACAAGAACAAGCACATTTCGGCATAACTTTAAACAAAACCTTAttttagaaacaaattaaatgcaatttcacaaaaatgttAGCAATGAGTGATGAAGCTGATTTCACGGATTTCCACGAAGTTAACGAAAATAATTTTgagcaaataaaaaacaaagcaaccaaggtaaatataaacaaattcagAACGTACTCTACAAAACACGGTCAGATGGAAAATGAAACTAATACAGTTGCCAGATTATTTAAATTGCATGTTATTGAAGGGACAATTTATTGGgaattgttttctattttatatatgtgtatatacctgggattttttcttcttcactAAGAAGATTACTTCAAAAAATCctaatttgtaaacattttgaaaaaatatatatatttttcagattGGTTATGCCGACGGTGTAAATGATGGTCGTGAAAGTGTTTTTCAAAATGGATTTGATCAAGGCTATAAAGATGGCCTACGGACAAGTTTCGATTTGGAAAAATTTcggtattttttcaaaaatttaaacatcGACAAAATAAAGGATAAAGATTTGCTTAAAGAAAAGGAGGCAtataaaaatcttcaaataaCAGAATCAAAATCC
This genomic window contains:
- the LOC111676142 gene encoding probable DNA-directed RNA polymerase III subunit RPC6: MSSDDTSHQLLALIQGIPAGANNDDLEKGLPDIPPAIRMEGLNKLLKQGSIEILKKGDKLFYRSKDPKKSVLPKDADNEEKIVYGIIEEGGNKGIWIRDIRIQSNLNMTQLNKILKNLETKKLIKAVKSVNASKKKVYMLYNLEPDRSVTGGAWYQDQDFEAEFVDVLNQQCLRFLQMKRDNALKKGEGPLAFKQLSCCTVKEVHKFISDLGISKVNLDEDDLETILKTVVYDGNAERILMSDSVYVYRAINSPLPPPGLVQMPCGICPVIKNCSRCGDVTPTKCQYMKEWLD
- the LOC111676143 gene encoding protein YAE1 — encoded protein: MLAMSDEADFTDFHEVNENNFEQIKNKATKIGYADGVNDGRESVFQNGFDQGYKDGLRTSFDLEKFRYFFKNLNIDKIKDKDLLKEKEAYKNLQITESKSHLHFKYLNHPDDSLDFISQKQHEYVEKIMEKFTQELPKATDLLKVQSHTDFM